One Gossypium hirsutum isolate 1008001.06 chromosome A08, Gossypium_hirsutum_v2.1, whole genome shotgun sequence genomic window, GGTAAATTTCTTCCTCTTAaactgtcttttttttttaaaaaaaatttctggaATTATGTGTAAGTAGTTGAGGTGTTTTCTTTTTGGCTTAATTGGAACATAAATTCGTTTGAAGCAGTCGATAATCATCAATATTCGCTTTCTGGGTAATTATTATTCACCCATAATCATTGATTTTTAGTGTGCAAAACTGAAAATTTTGTTCTTGTACTTATTGTTTGAAGTCAGTTATTTACTGAATAATTGAATgagtaaaattatatattttgctATCTCTTAGTTGAATTTTTGTTCTTCATCGAATTATGTATAAATAGTTTAGGCTTGAAGCACTTGATAATCATCAATTTTCGCTTTCTGAGTAATTATTATTTACTCATAATTATTGATTTTTAGTGTTCAAAACTGAGAATTCTGTTTATCTAGTTATTGTTCGAAGTCAATTACTTACTGAATAATTGAATTAGTAAACCGATACATTGTGCTGTctcaaaagttaattttttttgtttttcatcgAATTGTGTCTAAATACTTTAAGGCTTGAAGCACTTGATAACCATCCGTTTTCGCTTTCTGGGTAATTATTATTTACCATCATTGTTGATTTTTTGTGCTCAAAAACTGAAAAATCTGCTTATTTTACTGAATAATTGCTATATCAAAGTTAATTCTTAAAAGTTGCATAGAAATTATATATACCATTTGCTTTTGGGGGTTTTCCAAAAGTAAATTTTTGGTGGACTAATACTGAGATGCAGGTGGAGGAACTGGCGTTTCTAGTTAAGGACAATCTTCCTTGCAAGCATCTCGTTCTGTCAATGGAGGAGGCTTTTATGAATTTCCTTCAGGATGATACAAGGTAACTGAATAACCTCACATCCCAACACAACAAAATTGTAGGAAGTTCATTCAATGTACAAGTCTCATTCAATTATGATCATTATGAATGAAAAAAGTGTTGGATTGCAGCACAGATGGGATCCTAGAGTTGGAACCTATGAATTCATACAATCGGCTTCTCCTGCATCGTCTTGCAGATATATTTGGGtacttctcttttttttactAGATAGGCTGATAAAATGCAATATCAGTTAAATCGAATTTGGAGCTGTAGAGCTTTATTAGTTAGCTTTTAGTATTGATGTTTTGTTAAATTGGCTAGATTTGCTCATGAATCAATTGGTGAAGGAGACGATCGGCATTTGATTTTGCAACGATGCCCAGAGACATCAATGTACAGAATTTGTTTGCTTATCATTGGTTTTTGGAAAATTTAGTTATAGCGGTGCTCATGACCTGGCAGCATTTTGTCTTGCAGACCTTCCATTCTTGTTAGTGATATACTATGGCAGTGTGATGAGCCTCAGTCTCTCACAGCATGTCACCATATATTAACAAGAGAAGGAACTACACCAGGTGAAGTTCATGTTCATGATTTCCCTATTGAAGCAAGAAGTCATTGGCAATTTATAAGAAATGAGAATAACATGTATAGCTGAGAATATCTATTTTCTTTACACTCTTTTCCATTGGCTACTTATAGAGGATTAGTAAGCAACTAAGCATTCCATACAAGTTACTATGGGCCTTTTCCCATTTGGAACTATACGGAATACAGATAGGGAAAATTGATGAGAGAACGGAATGGGAGGATTAGCTTGTCACTCTTGTTTGGTTAAAAAATGGAATGGAAGGAAAGAGGcacatttaagtttattttacaatCATATTCATACCCCTTTTATGTACCAAAGAAAAGTGAAATAAGGACGAGGAAGGATTCCAAGATCTTACCAAGTTGGAGGGTTTAAAAAATGGGGGACTATGATGGGTTTGGGAAGGATACATCTATCCCACCATTTCAATGTCCTCTATTATTCACTTTCCAAAACAAGGGAGTCGGTGCCCTTTCTTGCAATATGCATACCAATATTTTTTCAGTCATTAAGTACAATTTTTTGTCATTGTGTGCTCCAAGGAAAAAGGAGTAGATTTTGAAGAGCATATCTAGCAAAACAAAACTAATTACCTTAATAAAATATCAGTTTGTTCTTTGTCTCTTTTGTTTATGAAATTTGGTTCTCTTTGGATTATCTCCAATGGCTGGAACACactatttatttatccattttatGTCAAGTTGTGTTGGCTAGTTTTTAGTTTGTCTttcttatcattatttttgtAATCGCTAGAAATTACAATAAGTAACACGCGTTACTCAACGATTTTCTGAAGATGTTTAATTATTTAGAGGTCTCTCCAGGATTTAAGAGATCCTTTATCTTGATCTGTATTTGATGCCAACAGGAACGAGTAGCTTTTTTCTTTCGATTTTGTTacttattattctaaatttttttgtctGCATATGTTAGTGATTTTTCTCTACATTGATTATCTAATAATATGAAGGTGTTGAACCTGGCCGTTAATATCTAAAGGTAACCTTTTTGTTTTTCAGTAATGGAGAAAAACTTGCCTTCTTTTGAGCTTAGTCTTGAGGAAAGAGAAGCAGCTTACTTAGCTGCTCGAGAACGGATTTTTGCAATGGATGTTGGAGAGGTTCGAGAACCTGTTAAGCATAAGCCACGAACTGTTCCTATTGTAGCTCGTCGAATGATTGCACATGCTTTAGGCCAAAGAATTAACTTATGCAATCTAGACAATAGTGCCCGGGATTTGAAAGACCTAGGGAAAACTGATGAACCAAGCGTTCATGATACagataaagttgataataattcgAGAACAGAAACTCATCAGGATGCTTTTCTTGAACAGAGGAAACCGGTGGATGCATGTAGTAAAGCATATAGCAACACAAGTAAACATAATACTTCGGTAGTTTGTGAGAGGAATGCTTCTGATGAACAAACCGAAAAGCGACCAACCAATGCTAGTATACCAGGTAGAAGTCGAAATAGAGTTAACAAAGAGTACTCGAAAGAAGAACATCTAGGAGCTGCAAAGCGAATGTTTGCTAATGCTTTAGGTTTGCGCTCGGCTAAGGATTCGAGAAGTAGTGAAAGGAAGACAACACAGTAGATGAGCTATTATGGTTTTTCCTATCGGTTTAAAGATAGAGCTCCATTTGAGGAGGAAACAGGTAATGTGAGTTTAGCTTGATTGCTGCTTGCTTGCGTTTTTTCGTAATTTGTAATTGGTGACATTAACGTCTTCTAAGTATTTCCACTTAGGACTGATGAAATTCTGGAAAACGGGTTTGCATCTAACCCGAGTTTCGAGCTTTGGTTTTCATGGAACAGAAGACACATCTAAGTTTTTGCGGGGAGTGAGTCATATTTGCAGGTGCAAAAGAGTATTTTTCTCCCATGTAAGATATCTGTATTGTGTTATGATTCTTGCTTGAGAGATAGGTACGGTGAAGAATGATTTATAGGAGTAGATATGACAATTGTGCATTTGTTTGTGTATTTTCTTGTGTCATAATCTTGTaggtattttatatttatataatttttgaggTACTAATAATTTGCATGATATAGATTTTGTCATTTTTGtatattcattttcttttcatgTTGTTTTCAGTTcatattttagctatttttctcGTGATTG contains:
- the LOC107928246 gene encoding uncharacterized protein isoform X1, which codes for MSVTQFAMVEELAFLVKDNLPCKHLVLSMEEAFMNFLQDDTSTDGILELEPMNSYNRLLLHRLADIFGFAHESIGEGDDRHLILQRCPETSIPSILVSDILWQCDEPQSLTACHHILTREGTTPVMEKNLPSFELSLEEREAAYLAARERIFAMDVGEVREPVKHKPRTVPIVARRMIAHALGQRINLCNLDNSARDLKDLGKTDEPSVHDTDKVDNNSRTETHQDAFLEQRKPVDACSKAYSNTSKHNTSVVCERNASDEQTEKRPTNASIPGRSRNRVNKEYSKEEHLGAAKRMFANALGLRSAKDSRSSERKTTQ
- the LOC107928246 gene encoding uncharacterized protein isoform X2, whose translation is MIQDGILELEPMNSYNRLLLHRLADIFGFAHESIGEGDDRHLILQRCPETSIPSILVSDILWQCDEPQSLTACHHILTREGTTPVMEKNLPSFELSLEEREAAYLAARERIFAMDVGEVREPVKHKPRTVPIVARRMIAHALGQRINLCNLDNSARDLKDLGKTDEPSVHDTDKVDNNSRTETHQDAFLEQRKPVDACSKAYSNTSKHNTSVVCERNASDEQTEKRPTNASIPGRSRNRVNKEYSKEEHLGAAKRMFANALGLRSAKDSRSSERKTTQ